The Myxococcus guangdongensis genome has a window encoding:
- a CDS encoding dienelactone hydrolase family protein, whose amino-acid sequence MHRHLLLLGVLLLVGGCTRGKPMEVRREPSPTGAVSEAEFKAMHTLREDAPPELKGQEVEVAGTKMYLSLPEGAKGPLPAVLVIHEWWGLNPHIKHWADRLAANGYAALAVDLYGGKVATTSDEALALVKSVDPARAGQTLVTAYKFLQDDSRVKATRTGSLGWCFGGSMSLRTAMLVPELDAAVIYYGSPVTDVNELSTIKAPVLGIFGTRDASIPLEKVAEFRAALDQAGVPHRIVELDGEHAFANPSGARYNEQSAAMAWAETSMFLEHHLKR is encoded by the coding sequence ATGCACCGTCACCTGCTGCTGTTGGGTGTGTTGTTGCTGGTGGGAGGCTGCACGCGAGGCAAGCCCATGGAGGTGCGGCGCGAGCCCTCTCCCACGGGCGCGGTCTCCGAGGCGGAGTTCAAGGCCATGCACACCCTGCGCGAGGACGCGCCGCCCGAGCTGAAGGGGCAGGAGGTGGAGGTGGCCGGGACGAAGATGTACCTGAGCCTGCCCGAGGGCGCGAAGGGCCCGCTGCCCGCGGTGCTGGTCATCCACGAGTGGTGGGGGCTCAACCCGCACATCAAGCACTGGGCGGACCGGCTGGCGGCCAACGGCTACGCGGCGCTGGCGGTGGACCTGTATGGCGGCAAGGTGGCCACCACGTCCGACGAGGCGCTGGCGTTGGTGAAGTCGGTGGACCCGGCGCGCGCGGGGCAGACGCTGGTGACGGCGTACAAGTTCCTCCAGGACGATTCGCGGGTGAAGGCCACGCGCACGGGCAGCCTGGGGTGGTGCTTCGGGGGGAGCATGTCCCTGCGCACGGCCATGCTGGTGCCGGAGCTGGACGCGGCGGTGATTTATTACGGCAGCCCGGTGACGGACGTGAACGAGCTGTCGACCATCAAGGCACCGGTGCTGGGCATCTTCGGCACGCGGGACGCGTCCATTCCGCTGGAGAAGGTGGCGGAGTTCCGCGCGGCGCTGGACCAGGCGGGGGTGCCCCACCGCATCGTCGAGCTGGATGGGGAGCACGCCTTCGCGAACCCCTCGGGGGCGCGCTACAACGAGCAGTCGGCCGCCATGGCGTGGGCGGAGACGTCGATGTTCCTGGAGCACCACCTCAAGCGCTGA
- a CDS encoding dienelactone hydrolase family protein encodes MSRLGVSVAVVLGLVLVGSGARAAGTAVLFEGVWRRPDGGLVRVAGEDSAPFLMDFASRRRWRLEPKEPGVWVLGGSRPEARVTWRPPKLVLAGLGAEPMVLEVVPVRTEAVTVPGEDTALPATLWLPPTGKPRTAVVLLHDVGQGSREALEPYPTLLVEHGLAVLTYDARGAGLKAQGDDGLAAVKLLRKRLGPSVRVGLMGFGQGAWAAVAAAARAPEEVGFLVLISGGAGAVWKQEQHRMRNEGRKRGLTGPELVDLNEFLDVLHDARLYAEGGEARARKTLDFHFQRAKRKRWLAVTPLSSLGDVTVERFLVHQRPLWRDVLSYDAAEDLPRVRGPVLALLGERDETTPAALTARALNQGLSKRAGEDNRTQVKVIEGADHALAVATRESPAVETMSRQALDTLSSWLRALEAQ; translated from the coding sequence GTGTCGAGGCTGGGTGTGAGCGTGGCGGTGGTCCTGGGGCTGGTGCTCGTCGGGAGCGGGGCCCGGGCAGCCGGGACGGCGGTTCTCTTCGAGGGGGTCTGGCGTCGTCCGGATGGGGGGCTGGTGCGGGTGGCGGGGGAGGACTCGGCCCCGTTCCTGATGGACTTCGCCTCGCGGCGGCGCTGGCGGTTGGAGCCGAAGGAGCCCGGGGTGTGGGTGCTCGGGGGCAGCCGCCCGGAGGCGCGTGTCACGTGGCGACCGCCAAAGCTGGTGCTCGCTGGGTTGGGCGCGGAGCCGATGGTGCTCGAGGTGGTGCCGGTGCGCACCGAGGCGGTGACGGTGCCCGGGGAGGACACGGCGCTGCCGGCGACCCTGTGGCTGCCGCCGACGGGGAAGCCCAGGACCGCGGTGGTGTTGTTGCACGACGTGGGGCAGGGCTCGCGTGAGGCGCTGGAGCCCTATCCGACGCTCCTGGTGGAGCACGGGCTGGCGGTGCTCACCTACGACGCGCGTGGTGCGGGATTGAAGGCGCAGGGCGATGATGGCCTGGCGGCGGTGAAGCTGCTGCGGAAGCGGCTGGGCCCCTCGGTTCGCGTGGGACTGATGGGCTTCGGGCAGGGCGCGTGGGCGGCCGTGGCAGCGGCGGCGCGCGCACCGGAGGAGGTGGGCTTCCTCGTCCTCATCTCGGGCGGAGCTGGCGCGGTGTGGAAGCAGGAGCAACACCGCATGCGCAACGAGGGGCGCAAGCGTGGACTCACCGGGCCGGAACTGGTGGACCTGAACGAGTTCCTCGACGTGCTCCACGACGCGCGCCTGTACGCGGAGGGCGGCGAGGCCCGCGCGCGCAAGACGCTCGACTTCCACTTCCAGCGCGCGAAGCGCAAGCGCTGGCTCGCGGTGACGCCGCTGTCGTCACTCGGAGACGTGACGGTGGAGCGCTTCCTGGTGCACCAGCGTCCACTCTGGCGTGACGTGCTGTCCTACGACGCGGCCGAGGACCTGCCTCGCGTGCGAGGCCCCGTGCTCGCGCTGCTGGGCGAGCGTGACGAGACGACCCCCGCCGCGCTCACGGCGCGGGCGCTCAACCAGGGCCTGTCGAAGCGCGCCGGAGAGGACAACCGCACCCAGGTGAAGGTCATCGAGGGCGCGGACCACGCGCTCGCCGTGGCCACGCGTGAGTCACCCGCCGTGGAGACGATGTCCCGCCAGGCGCTGGACACCCTCTCCTCATGGCTGCGCGCCCTGGAGGCTCAGTAG
- a CDS encoding CAP domain-containing protein, with translation MNRSSVRRLLALGLLVPCLATGCGSDDDNDDVTPSGDAGTPDGGSSGNPDSGTPDSGSGTPDSGSGSLSQFAQDMLTGHNATRASAQPTPSPALEPLGWDTGAEAVAKAWAAKCQWGHNPDRGPHGENITAATPNSMSTLDVVKGWSSEVSDYNYANNACASGKQCGHYTQVVWRNTKRVGCATVTCTENSPFGSRFPTWQYWVCNYAPPGNYTGQKPY, from the coding sequence ATGAACCGCTCCTCCGTCCGACGTCTGCTGGCCCTCGGTCTGCTCGTGCCCTGCCTCGCCACCGGCTGCGGCTCCGATGACGACAACGATGACGTCACGCCATCGGGTGATGCCGGGACTCCGGATGGAGGGAGCTCGGGCAACCCGGACTCCGGGACTCCGGACTCGGGCTCGGGGACTCCCGATTCGGGCTCGGGTTCGCTGTCACAGTTCGCGCAGGACATGCTGACGGGACACAACGCGACGCGTGCTTCCGCGCAGCCCACGCCGAGCCCCGCGCTGGAGCCGCTCGGCTGGGACACGGGCGCGGAGGCCGTGGCGAAGGCGTGGGCGGCGAAGTGCCAGTGGGGGCACAACCCCGACCGAGGCCCCCATGGTGAGAACATCACCGCGGCCACGCCCAACTCCATGTCCACGCTGGATGTGGTGAAGGGTTGGAGCAGCGAGGTCTCCGACTACAACTACGCCAACAACGCGTGTGCGTCGGGCAAGCAGTGCGGCCACTACACGCAGGTGGTGTGGCGGAACACGAAGCGCGTGGGCTGCGCCACCGTGACGTGCACGGAGAACTCGCCCTTCGGGAGTCGATTCCCGACGTGGCAGTACTGGGTCTGCAACTACGCGCCGCCGGGGAACTACACCGGCCAGAAGCCCTACTGA
- a CDS encoding CAP domain-containing protein codes for MRPSSVLRAFVLLLLVFPPGCALASKSSARKAAPAPRASASASRGQQARSTPQPRPAPPTAKDFARDMVEAHNQARAQARPTPKPALPPLAWSDEAARQAASWAKACKFDHNPERGEFGENLAAATPDTWTTQQVVKSWADEVSDYDPARNTCKKGKVCGHYTQVVWRKTTAVGCATVTCKKNSPFGADFPTWQLWVCNYAPPGNFVGQRPY; via the coding sequence ATGCGTCCGTCTTCCGTGCTCCGCGCGTTCGTGCTGCTGCTGCTCGTGTTTCCTCCCGGCTGCGCGTTGGCCTCGAAGTCCAGCGCGCGCAAGGCCGCGCCGGCCCCGCGGGCGTCCGCCAGCGCTTCGCGCGGACAGCAGGCCCGGAGCACCCCGCAGCCCCGCCCCGCGCCGCCCACGGCGAAGGACTTCGCGCGCGACATGGTGGAGGCGCACAACCAGGCGCGAGCGCAGGCCCGGCCCACGCCGAAGCCCGCGCTGCCGCCGCTCGCCTGGTCCGACGAGGCCGCTCGCCAGGCCGCCTCCTGGGCCAAGGCCTGCAAGTTCGACCACAACCCGGAGCGGGGTGAGTTCGGCGAGAACCTGGCCGCCGCCACGCCGGACACGTGGACCACGCAGCAGGTGGTGAAGAGCTGGGCGGACGAGGTCTCCGACTACGACCCCGCGCGCAACACGTGCAAGAAGGGCAAGGTGTGCGGGCACTACACGCAGGTGGTGTGGCGCAAGACGACGGCCGTGGGCTGCGCCACCGTGACGTGCAAGAAGAACTCGCCCTTCGGCGCGGACTTCCCCACGTGGCAGCTGTGGGTCTGCAACTACGCGCCGCCCGGAAATTTCGTGGGACAGCGGCCCTACTGA
- a CDS encoding DUF1552 domain-containing protein produces MSSTKRPLSRRTFLRGAGALMALPLLERWGSTAHAAEATLAPRRLAVFYVPNGIHMQKWMPSGTGPAWELTPTLQPLAAVKSDVLVISGLANDAGKPDGDGHHAAGTAALLSCMKAFKTEGTDFHAGISMDQVIARHLAQQKATRFASLELGNDAGRGIGNCDSGYACPYANNISWAGPRTPMAKEARPKAVFDRLFGGLDPGTTQAQVEKRRAYGLSIIDFVREDATSLQKQLGATDRRKLDEYFTSVRDLEKQLEALGQEGPACGVPVSPDDSEDPRAKTKAMMDLIVLAFQCDLTRVATFMLANARSNKVYGFLGLSGGHHAYSHHQFVPSNFDALSRIDRWEVEQYAYLVRRLKESRDAHGASLLDTSMIYFTSEIEDGNGHIHRNLPVLIAGRCGGAVGTDRHLRATGVPIANLYISMMRAMGVPGITTFGSDGTGELPGFGG; encoded by the coding sequence ATGAGCAGCACGAAGCGGCCACTCTCCCGTCGAACCTTCCTGCGCGGCGCGGGCGCGTTGATGGCGCTCCCGCTCCTCGAGCGCTGGGGCTCCACCGCCCACGCCGCCGAGGCGACCCTGGCGCCCCGCCGCCTGGCCGTCTTCTACGTGCCCAATGGCATCCACATGCAGAAGTGGATGCCCTCCGGCACCGGCCCCGCCTGGGAGCTGACGCCCACGCTCCAGCCCCTGGCGGCGGTGAAGAGCGATGTGCTGGTCATCAGCGGGCTCGCCAACGACGCGGGCAAGCCGGACGGCGACGGGCACCACGCCGCGGGCACCGCCGCGCTCCTGTCCTGCATGAAGGCCTTCAAGACGGAGGGCACCGACTTCCACGCGGGCATCTCCATGGACCAGGTCATCGCCCGACACCTGGCCCAGCAGAAGGCCACGCGCTTCGCCTCACTGGAATTGGGCAACGACGCGGGCCGCGGCATCGGCAACTGTGACTCCGGCTACGCGTGCCCCTACGCCAACAACATCTCCTGGGCCGGGCCTCGCACGCCCATGGCCAAGGAGGCGCGCCCCAAGGCCGTCTTCGACCGGCTCTTCGGCGGCCTGGACCCCGGCACCACCCAGGCCCAGGTGGAGAAGCGCCGCGCCTATGGCCTGAGCATCATCGACTTCGTGCGCGAGGACGCCACGTCGCTGCAGAAGCAGCTCGGCGCGACGGACCGGCGCAAGCTCGACGAATACTTCACCAGCGTGCGGGACCTGGAGAAGCAGCTGGAGGCCCTGGGGCAAGAGGGGCCCGCGTGCGGCGTCCCGGTGTCGCCCGACGACAGCGAGGACCCGCGCGCCAAGACGAAGGCGATGATGGACCTCATCGTCCTCGCCTTCCAATGCGACCTCACCCGCGTGGCGACCTTCATGCTCGCCAACGCGCGCAGCAACAAGGTGTACGGCTTCCTCGGACTCAGCGGCGGACACCACGCGTACTCGCATCACCAGTTCGTCCCGTCCAACTTCGACGCGCTCTCGCGCATCGACCGGTGGGAGGTGGAGCAGTACGCCTACCTGGTGCGGCGGCTGAAGGAGAGCCGGGATGCCCACGGCGCGTCGCTGCTCGACACCTCGATGATCTACTTCACCAGCGAAATCGAGGACGGCAACGGGCACATCCATCGCAACCTGCCCGTGCTCATCGCCGGCCGGTGCGGCGGCGCGGTGGGGACTGACAGGCACCTGCGCGCGACCGGCGTCCCCATCGCCAACCTCTACATCTCCATGATGCGGGCCATGGGCGTGCCCGGCATCACCACTTTCGGCTCGGACGGGACGGGGGAATTGCCGGGATTCGGGGGGTAG